A DNA window from Streptococcus parapneumoniae contains the following coding sequences:
- a CDS encoding DEAD/DEAH box helicase family protein, which yields MPVEIKTTKEIHPKIYAYTTPTVTSNEGWIKIGYTERDVRQRIKEQTHTAHIDTDVLWTGDATYTEDPDKGKTFKDHDFHHFLSFHDVERRPKTEWFYFNGTPEKSKNLFDKFVKHDLSGYQPGQGQDYTLRQEQEEAVANTLAYFQEHAGGKFLWNAKPRFGKTLSTYDLARRMEAVNVLIVTNRPAIANSWYDDFETFIAGQTTYKFVSESDSLKSRPTLSRKEFVGILDDDVRQLAFISLQDLKGSAYLGGEHNKLKWVTDLYWDLLVIDEAHEGVDTFKTDQAFNKIRRNFTLHLSGTPFKALAKGDFTEDQIYNWSYADEQSAKSTWSSEQEEENPYETLPQLNLFTYQMSQMIGEELEKGVQLDGENIDYAFDLSEFFATDDKGKFIHEQDVRNWLDTLSSNEKYPFSTKELRNELKHTFWLLERVASAKALKALLEEHPIYENYEIVLAAGDGRMSEDDDKVKLKSLDLVRKAIAENDKTITLSVGQLTTGVTIPEWTGVLMLSNLKSPALYMQAAFRAQNPYSWTDNKGNHFRKERAYVFDFAPERTLILFDEFANNLSLATAGGGGTSTTREENIRELLNFFPVIAEDSAGKMVEIDAKAVLTIPRQIKAREVLKRGFMSNLLFDNISGIFQASQTVLDILNELPVEKEGKLQTSSELLDFSDVTVDDEGNAVVDDEIVVNQQMRLFGEKVYGLSQSVTDLFTKDEDRTQKQLVNDLSKTVSSVIVEDLKGEYNLKTRETEQIKKQITVTFENEIRKNDIERKISEAHIREELQQQIKEAVDKEQKDKIQENFEKRLEENNLIHKEKLEQTLKKEVEKMPEKFIEQVEIKRVEQLKQSAQDEIRDHLRGFARTIPSFIMAYGNQSLTLDNFDTFVPEHVFFEVTGITIDQFRYLRDGGQDFAGHLFDQATFDEAIQEFLRKKEELADYFKDQKEDIFDYIPPQKTNQIFTPKRVVKRMVDDLEKENPGIFDDPSKTFIDLYMKSGLYIAELVKRLYNSDGLKQLFPDSEKRLKHILENQVYGFAPSEIIYNISTNFIFGNFSKYISRKNFVLEDTIPAAKAGRIQELVDSYFENN from the coding sequence ATGCCAGTAGAAATTAAAACAACTAAAGAAATTCATCCTAAAATCTATGCCTACACTACACCGACGGTAACCAGCAATGAGGGCTGGATTAAGATTGGTTATACGGAGCGTGATGTCAGACAACGGATTAAAGAACAAACGCATACAGCTCATATTGATACAGATGTCTTATGGACTGGAGATGCGACCTATACAGAAGATCCTGATAAGGGTAAAACTTTCAAGGATCATGATTTCCACCATTTCCTTTCTTTTCATGATGTGGAGCGTCGTCCTAAGACGGAATGGTTCTATTTTAATGGAACTCCTGAAAAATCCAAAAATCTCTTCGATAAGTTTGTTAAGCATGATTTATCAGGTTATCAGCCTGGACAAGGACAGGACTATACCTTGCGACAAGAGCAGGAAGAAGCAGTTGCTAATACATTAGCTTATTTCCAAGAACATGCTGGAGGCAAATTTCTCTGGAATGCCAAGCCACGATTTGGTAAAACCTTGTCTACCTATGACCTAGCTCGTCGAATGGAAGCTGTTAATGTCCTAATTGTAACCAACAGGCCTGCCATTGCTAACTCATGGTATGATGATTTCGAAACATTCATAGCAGGTCAAACGACTTATAAGTTTGTTTCTGAATCAGACAGCCTTAAGAGTCGTCCAACCTTGTCACGTAAAGAATTTGTTGGTATTTTAGATGACGATGTAAGACAACTTGCTTTTATCAGTCTCCAAGACTTGAAAGGCTCTGCTTATCTAGGTGGAGAGCATAACAAACTTAAATGGGTGACAGATCTCTACTGGGATTTATTGGTTATCGATGAGGCTCACGAAGGAGTTGATACCTTTAAGACAGACCAAGCTTTTAATAAGATTCGGCGGAATTTCACTCTGCATTTGTCAGGTACACCATTTAAGGCATTGGCCAAAGGAGATTTTACAGAGGATCAAATCTACAACTGGTCTTATGCGGATGAACAGTCTGCTAAATCGACTTGGTCTTCTGAGCAAGAAGAGGAAAATCCATATGAAACCTTACCTCAGTTAAATCTCTTTACCTATCAAATGTCTCAGATGATTGGTGAGGAGTTAGAAAAAGGTGTTCAACTGGATGGCGAAAATATCGACTATGCTTTTGACTTGAGTGAATTTTTCGCCACAGATGATAAAGGGAAATTTATCCATGAGCAAGATGTCAGAAATTGGTTAGATACTCTATCGAGCAATGAAAAATATCCATTTTCAACTAAAGAACTTCGAAATGAACTCAAGCATACTTTTTGGCTGTTAGAACGTGTAGCCTCAGCTAAAGCTTTAAAAGCTCTACTAGAAGAACATCCCATCTATGAAAATTATGAGATTGTGTTAGCTGCTGGCGACGGGCGTATGTCTGAGGATGACGATAAAGTCAAACTCAAATCCTTAGATTTGGTTAGAAAAGCGATAGCAGAGAATGACAAAACCATCACCCTATCCGTCGGTCAATTGACGACAGGTGTCACTATCCCTGAATGGACGGGCGTATTGATGTTATCAAATTTGAAATCACCTGCACTTTATATGCAGGCCGCCTTCCGTGCTCAAAATCCTTACTCATGGACCGATAACAAAGGAAATCACTTTCGCAAAGAAAGAGCCTATGTATTTGACTTTGCGCCGGAAAGAACCTTGATTCTCTTTGATGAGTTTGCCAACAACTTATCGCTTGCAACTGCAGGAGGCGGCGGGACTTCGACAACTCGTGAAGAAAATATCAGAGAATTACTAAATTTCTTCCCTGTCATAGCTGAAGATAGTGCTGGTAAGATGGTTGAAATTGATGCTAAGGCGGTTCTAACCATTCCTCGCCAGATAAAAGCTAGAGAAGTTCTTAAACGTGGCTTTATGTCCAATCTCTTATTTGATAATATCAGCGGTATTTTCCAAGCTAGTCAAACAGTTCTAGACATTTTAAATGAACTCCCAGTTGAAAAGGAAGGGAAGTTACAAACATCATCTGAACTATTAGACTTTTCAGATGTTACAGTAGATGATGAGGGCAATGCAGTAGTTGACGATGAAATTGTAGTTAATCAGCAAATGCGACTTTTTGGTGAAAAAGTCTATGGACTTAGTCAATCTGTGACAGATTTGTTCACTAAGGATGAGGACAGAACTCAAAAACAGCTGGTTAATGATTTGAGTAAGACGGTTTCTTCAGTGATTGTAGAAGATTTGAAAGGTGAATACAACCTAAAAACTCGGGAAACTGAGCAAATTAAGAAACAAATTACAGTAACATTTGAGAATGAAATTCGAAAAAATGATATCGAAAGAAAAATTTCTGAAGCTCATATCAGGGAAGAATTGCAACAACAAATCAAGGAAGCGGTTGATAAGGAGCAAAAGGATAAGATTCAAGAAAATTTTGAAAAACGTTTAGAAGAAAACAATCTCATTCACAAAGAAAAACTAGAGCAAACACTCAAAAAAGAAGTGGAAAAAATGCCTGAGAAGTTTATCGAACAGGTTGAGATAAAACGTGTTGAGCAGCTGAAACAATCAGCCCAAGATGAAATTCGGGACCATCTTCGAGGATTTGCACGAACAATTCCAAGTTTCATCATGGCCTATGGTAATCAATCTCTAACACTTGATAATTTTGATACCTTTGTTCCTGAGCATGTCTTCTTTGAAGTGACTGGTATTACGATTGACCAATTTCGTTATTTGAGAGATGGTGGACAAGATTTTGCAGGGCATCTCTTTGATCAAGCAACATTTGATGAAGCAATCCAAGAATTTCTTCGCAAGAAAGAGGAGTTGGCGGATTATTTTAAAGATCAAAAAGAAGACATTTTTGACTATATTCCACCGCAGAAGACCAACCAAATTTTCACTCCTAAACGAGTGGTGAAAAGGATGGTGGATGATTTGGAAAAGGAAAATCCAGGGATTTTTGATGATCCATCTAAGACTTTTATTGATTTATATATGAAGTCAGGCCTCTATATTGCAGAATTGGTTAAACGCCTCTATAATAGTGATGGTTTGAAACAATTATTTCCAGATTCTGAAAAACGTTTGAAGCATATTTTAGAGAATCAGGTTTATGGATTTGCTCCGTCTGAGATTATCTATAATATCTCGACTAATTTTATATTTGGCAATTTTTCTAAATATATCAGTAGGAAGAATTTTGTTTTAGAAGACACTATTCCAGCAGCTAAAGCAGGAAGAATTCAGGAGTTGGTTGATTCCTATTTTGAAAATAATTAA
- a CDS encoding L-lactate dehydrogenase: MTSTKQHKKVILVGDGAVGSSYAFALVNQGIAQELGIIEIPQLHEKAVGDALDLSHALAFTSPKKIYAAQYSDCADADLVVITAGAPQKPGETRLDLVGKNLAINKSIVTQVVESGFKGIFLVAANPVDVLTYSTWKFSGFPKERVIGSGTSLDSARFRQALAEKLDVDARSVHAYIMGEHGDSEFAVWSHANIAGVNLEEFLKDTQNVQEAELIELFEGVRDAAYTIINKKGATYYGIAVALARITKAILDDENAVLPLSVFQEGQYGVENVFIGQPAVVGAHGIVRPVNIPLNDAETQKMQASAKELQAIIDEAWKNPEFQAASKN; the protein is encoded by the coding sequence ATGACTTCAACTAAACAACACAAAAAAGTTATCCTTGTCGGAGATGGTGCTGTAGGTTCATCTTACGCTTTTGCACTGGTTAACCAAGGAATTGCACAAGAGCTTGGAATTATCGAAATTCCACAATTGCATGAAAAAGCTGTTGGTGACGCGCTTGACCTTAGTCACGCCCTTGCCTTCACTTCACCTAAAAAAATCTATGCAGCTCAATACTCTGACTGTGCAGACGCTGACCTTGTTGTGATCACTGCAGGTGCGCCTCAAAAACCAGGTGAAACTCGTCTTGACCTTGTAGGTAAAAACCTTGCTATCAACAAATCAATCGTAACTCAAGTTGTTGAATCAGGTTTCAAAGGTATCTTCCTTGTTGCTGCTAACCCAGTTGACGTTTTGACTTACTCAACTTGGAAATTCTCTGGTTTCCCTAAAGAACGCGTTATCGGTTCAGGTACTTCACTTGACTCAGCTCGTTTCCGTCAAGCACTTGCTGAAAAATTGGATGTGGATGCTCGTTCAGTGCACGCCTACATCATGGGTGAACACGGTGACTCTGAGTTCGCTGTTTGGTCACACGCAAACATCGCTGGTGTAAACCTTGAAGAATTCCTTAAAGACACTCAAAATGTTCAAGAAGCTGAATTGATTGAATTGTTCGAAGGTGTTCGTGATGCAGCCTACACAATCATCAATAAAAAAGGTGCAACATACTACGGTATCGCAGTAGCCCTTGCTCGTATCACTAAAGCAATCCTTGACGATGAAAACGCAGTACTTCCACTTTCAGTATTCCAAGAAGGTCAATACGGAGTTGAGAACGTCTTTATCGGTCAACCAGCTGTTGTTGGTGCACATGGTATCGTTCGTCCAGTAAATATCCCATTGAACGACGCAGAAACTCAAAAAATGCAAGCATCTGCTAAAGAATTGCAAGCTATCATTGACGAAGCATGGAAAAACCCAGAATTCCAAGCAGCTTCAAAAAACTAA
- the gyrA gene encoding DNA gyrase subunit A, whose translation MQDKNLVNVNLTKEMKTSFIDYAMSVIVARALPDVRDGLKPVHRRILYGMNELGVTPDKPHKKSARITGDVMGKYHPHGDYSIYEAMVRMAQWWSYRYMLVDGHGNFGSMDGDGAAAQRYTEARMSKIALEMLRDINKNTVDFVDNYDANEREPLVLPARFPNLLVNGATGIAVGMATNIPPHNLGETIDAVKLVMDNPEVTTKDLMEVLPGPDFPTGALVMGKSGIHKAYETGKGSIVLRSRTEIETTKTGRERIVVTEFPYMVNKTKVHEHIVRLVQEKRIEGITAVRDESNREGVRFVIEVKRDASANVILNNLFKMTQMQTNFGFNMLAIQNGVPKILSLRQILDAYIEHQKEVVVRRTRFDKEKAEARAHILEGLLIALDHIDEVIRIIRASETDAEAQAELMSKFKLSERQSQAILDMRLRRLTGLERDKIQSEYDDLLALIADLADILAKPERVSQIIKDELDEVKRKFSDKRRTELMVGEVLSLEDEDLIEESDVLITLSNKGYIKRLDQAEFTAQKRGGRGVQGTGVKDDDFVRELVSTSTHDHLLFFTNKGRVYRLKGYEIPEYGRTAKGLPVVNLLKLDEGESIQTIINVESDRSDDAYLFFTTRHGIVKRTSVKEFANIRQNGLKALNLKDEDELINVLLTEEDTDIIIGTKFGYAVRFNQSAVRGMSRIATGVKGVNLRDGDTVVGASVITDQDEVLIITEKGYGKRTAATEYPTKGRGGKGMQTAKITEKNGLLAGLMTVQGDEDLMIITDTGVMIRTNLANISQTGRATMGVKVMRLDQDAQIVTFTTVAAAEKEEVGTENETEGEA comes from the coding sequence ATGCAGGATAAAAATTTAGTGAATGTCAATCTGACAAAGGAGATGAAGACGAGCTTTATCGATTACGCCATGAGTGTTATCGTAGCCCGGGCTCTTCCTGATGTTCGAGATGGCTTGAAACCTGTTCACCGTCGCATTCTCTACGGAATGAATGAATTGGGTGTTACTCCAGACAAACCTCATAAAAAATCTGCTCGTATTACAGGGGATGTCATGGGTAAATATCACCCACACGGGGATTACTCTATTTATGAAGCCATGGTCCGTATGGCTCAATGGTGGAGCTACCGTTACATGCTTGTAGATGGTCATGGGAACTTTGGTTCCATGGATGGAGATGGTGCTGCCGCCCAGCGTTATACTGAGGCACGTATGAGCAAGATTGCTCTAGAAATGCTTCGAGATATCAATAAGAATACGGTTGATTTCGTCGATAACTATGATGCCAATGAACGGGAACCCTTGGTCTTGCCTGCACGTTTTCCAAACCTTTTGGTTAATGGAGCAACTGGTATCGCTGTTGGGATGGCAACCAATATTCCACCTCATAATCTGGGTGAAACCATTGATGCAGTGAAGTTGGTCATGGATAATCCTGAAGTGACTACCAAGGACTTGATGGAAGTCTTGCCTGGGCCAGATTTTCCAACAGGTGCCCTTGTCATGGGGAAATCAGGCATTCATAAGGCTTATGAAACAGGTAAAGGTTCGATTGTCCTACGTTCTCGTACAGAGATTGAAACGACTAAGACTGGTCGTGAGCGCATCGTTGTAACAGAATTTCCTTATATGGTCAACAAAACCAAGGTGCATGAGCATATTGTTCGCTTGGTTCAGGAAAAACGGATTGAGGGGATTACAGCAGTACGTGATGAGTCAAACCGTGAAGGGGTTCGATTTGTTATTGAAGTCAAGCGCGATGCCTCAGCCAATGTTATCCTCAATAACCTCTTTAAGATGACCCAGATGCAAACCAACTTTGGTTTCAATATGCTTGCTATCCAAAATGGTGTACCGAAGATTTTATCCCTTCGTCAGATTTTGGATGCTTATATCGAGCACCAAAAAGAAGTGGTTGTTCGTCGGACACGTTTTGATAAGGAAAAAGCGGAAGCACGCGCTCATATATTAGAAGGTCTCTTAATTGCGCTAGACCATATCGATGAAGTGATTCGTATCATCCGTGCTAGTGAGACAGACGCAGAAGCACAAGCCGAGTTGATGAGTAAGTTCAAGCTTTCTGAACGTCAAAGTCAGGCTATCCTAGACATGCGCCTTCGTCGTTTGACAGGTTTGGAACGCGATAAGATTCAGTCTGAGTATGATGACCTCTTGGCTCTGATTGCGGATTTGGCGGATATTCTTGCTAAGCCAGAACGTGTTTCTCAAATTATCAAAGACGAATTAGATGAAGTTAAACGTAAATTTTCCGATAAACGTCGTACAGAGTTGATGGTCGGTGAAGTCTTGAGTCTTGAAGATGAAGATTTGATTGAAGAATCGGATGTCTTGATTACGCTTTCTAACAAAGGATACATTAAACGTCTGGACCAAGCTGAATTTACTGCTCAAAAACGTGGGGGTCGTGGTGTCCAAGGAACAGGTGTTAAGGATGATGATTTTGTTCGTGAGTTAGTGTCAACTAGCACCCATGATCACCTGCTCTTCTTTACAAATAAAGGACGTGTCTATCGTTTGAAAGGTTATGAAATTCCTGAGTATGGTCGGACGGCCAAAGGACTGCCAGTAGTTAATCTCTTGAAATTAGATGAAGGCGAAAGTATTCAGACTATTATCAATGTTGAGTCTGATCGCAGTGATGATGCTTATCTCTTCTTTACAACCCGTCACGGTATTGTGAAGAGAACCAGTGTTAAGGAGTTTGCTAACATTCGTCAGAATGGACTTAAAGCACTGAATCTTAAGGATGAAGATGAGTTAATCAATGTCTTGTTGACGGAAGAAGATACGGATATTATCATTGGTACCAAGTTTGGTTATGCAGTTCGCTTTAATCAATCAGCCGTTCGTGGTATGAGCCGTATCGCCACTGGTGTGAAAGGTGTTAATCTCCGTGATGGAGACACAGTAGTCGGAGCGAGCGTAATTACTGATCAAGATGAGGTTCTTATCATTACTGAAAAAGGATATGGTAAGCGTACAGCTGCTACTGAATATCCAACAAAAGGTCGTGGTGGTAAGGGAATGCAGACAGCTAAAATTACCGAAAAAAATGGCTTGCTGGCCGGTCTTATGACTGTTCAAGGGGATGAGGATTTGATGATTATCACTGATACAGGTGTCATGATTCGAACCAATCTTGCCAATATTTCACAAACAGGACGCGCAACTATGGGAGTTAAAGTAATGCGTCTGGATCAAGATGCTCAGATAGTGACCTTCACAACGGTTGCAGCGGCAGAAAAAGAAGAAGTTGGGACAGAAAATGAAACAGAAGGTGAAGCATAA
- the srtA gene encoding sortase SrtA translates to MSQKNNKKKNKRKNLLTNILAGFLILLSLALIFNAQIRNIFMVWNTNKYQVSQVSKEKIEENQDTEGNFDFDSVKAISSEAVLASQWDAQKLPVIGGIAIPELEMNLPIFKGLDNVNLFYGAGTMKREQVMGEGNYSLASHHIFGVDNANKMLFSPLDNAKNGMKIYLTDKNKVYTYEIREVKRVTPDRVDEVDDRDGVNEITLVTCEDLAATERIIVKGDLKETKDYSQTSDEILTAFNQPYKQFY, encoded by the coding sequence ATGTCTCAAAAAAATAATAAGAAGAAAAACAAACGAAAAAATCTGCTGACAAATATCCTAGCAGGATTTCTGATATTACTGTCACTGGCTTTGATTTTTAATGCGCAAATTCGAAATATTTTCATGGTCTGGAATACCAATAAGTATCAAGTTAGTCAAGTATCAAAAGAAAAAATAGAAGAAAATCAGGATACAGAAGGAAATTTTGATTTTGATTCGGTCAAAGCGATTTCTTCGGAAGCTGTTCTAGCTTCTCAATGGGATGCTCAAAAATTACCAGTTATTGGGGGAATTGCAATTCCTGAATTGGAAATGAATTTGCCGATTTTTAAAGGACTTGATAATGTTAATCTCTTCTACGGCGCTGGTACAATGAAACGCGAGCAAGTAATGGGAGAAGGAAATTATAGTCTAGCTAGTCACCATATCTTTGGTGTTGATAATGCTAATAAAATGTTATTTTCTCCTTTAGATAATGCTAAAAATGGTATGAAGATTTATCTAACCGATAAAAATAAAGTTTATACTTATGAAATACGAGAAGTCAAACGTGTGACACCAGATCGCGTTGATGAGGTTGATGATAGAGATGGGGTCAATGAAATCACATTAGTAACCTGTGAAGACCTTGCTGCTACAGAACGTATTATTGTAAAAGGTGATTTGAAAGAAACAAAAGATTATTCACAAACATCTGATGAAATCCTAACAGCTTTCAATCAACCGTATAAACAATTTTATTAA
- a CDS encoding formate/nitrite transporter family protein has protein sequence MVSSEFISKIEFACKKKESLYSQSKFKYAIRSMFAGAFLTFSTAAGAVGADLINKIAPGSGRFLFPFVFAWGLAYIVFLNAELVTSNMMFLTAGSFLKKISWRKTAEILLYCTFFNLIGALIAGWGFAHSAAYANLTHDSFISGVVEMKLGRSNELVLLEAILANIFVNIAILSFVLVKDGGVKLWLVLSAIYMFVFLTNEHIAANFASFAIVKFSVAADSIANFGVGNMLRHWGVTFIGNFIGGGLLMGLPYAFLNKNEDTYVD, from the coding sequence ATGGTTTCTTCAGAATTTATCTCAAAGATTGAATTTGCTTGCAAGAAGAAAGAAAGTCTTTATAGCCAAAGCAAATTTAAGTATGCGATTCGTTCTATGTTTGCAGGTGCATTTTTAACTTTCAGTACAGCTGCTGGTGCAGTTGGGGCTGACTTGATTAATAAAATTGCACCAGGTAGTGGACGTTTCCTCTTCCCATTTGTCTTTGCTTGGGGATTGGCCTACATTGTTTTTTTGAATGCCGAGTTGGTAACATCAAACATGATGTTCTTGACTGCAGGTAGTTTCTTGAAAAAAATCTCTTGGAGAAAAACAGCTGAGATTTTACTTTACTGTACCTTCTTCAACCTTATCGGGGCTTTGATAGCAGGTTGGGGCTTTGCCCACTCGGCAGCCTATGCGAATCTGACACACGATAGTTTCATCTCAGGTGTTGTTGAGATGAAGTTAGGCCGCTCAAATGAATTGGTCTTGCTTGAGGCGATTTTGGCAAATATTTTCGTAAATATTGCGATTCTTTCATTTGTTTTGGTCAAAGATGGTGGTGTCAAACTTTGGCTCGTTTTATCAGCGATTTACATGTTTGTATTCTTAACAAACGAGCACATTGCGGCGAACTTTGCTTCTTTCGCGATTGTAAAATTCAGTGTTGCTGCTGATTCAATTGCTAACTTCGGTGTTGGAAATATGCTTCGCCACTGGGGTGTAACCTTCATCGGAAACTTTATCGGAGGAGGCCTCTTGATGGGGCTGCCATATGCCTTCCTCAATAAAAACGAAGATACTTATGTAGATTAA
- a CDS encoding O-acetylhomoserine aminocarboxypropyltransferase/cysteine synthase family protein, which yields MTRDFKFETLQLHAGQVADPATKSRAVPIYQTTSFVFDDTQEGADLFALRKPGNIYTRITNPTTAAFEERIAALEGGVGALATASGMAAVTYTILALAHAGDHVVAASTIYGGTFNLLKETLPRYGITTTFVDVDNLEEVEAAINDNTKLVLIETLGNPLINIPDLEKLAEIAHRHQIPLVSDNTFATPYLINVFSHGVDIAIHSATKFIGGHGTTIGGVIVDSGSFDWVASGKFPQFVEEDPSYHNLSYTRDVGAAAFIIAVRVQLLRDTGAALSPFNAFLLLQGLETLSLRVERHVQNAEKIVDFLVNHPKVEKVNYPKLADSPYHALAEKYLPKGVGSIFTFHVKGGEAEARKVIDHLEIFSDLANVADAKSLVVHPSTTTHGQLSEKDLEAAGVTPNQIRLSIGLENVEDLVEDLRLALEKI from the coding sequence ATGACTCGTGATTTTAAATTTGAAACTTTGCAACTACATGCTGGTCAAGTTGCGGATCCAGCTACCAAGTCTCGTGCAGTGCCGATTTATCAAACAACATCTTTTGTTTTTGATGACACGCAGGAAGGTGCCGATCTGTTTGCCTTGAGAAAACCAGGGAACATTTATACTCGTATCACCAATCCTACAACGGCTGCTTTTGAAGAAAGAATTGCAGCTCTCGAAGGTGGTGTCGGAGCTCTTGCAACAGCATCAGGTATGGCTGCAGTGACTTATACGATTTTGGCTCTTGCCCATGCTGGTGACCATGTAGTGGCTGCTTCGACTATTTACGGTGGAACCTTCAATCTCTTGAAGGAAACCCTTCCTCGTTATGGTATCACAACAACCTTTGTTGATGTGGATAATTTGGAAGAAGTGGAAGCAGCGATCAATGACAATACCAAGCTTGTCTTGATTGAAACCTTGGGTAACCCCTTGATTAACATTCCAGACCTGGAAAAATTGGCTGAGATTGCGCATAGACACCAGATTCCACTCGTTTCGGACAACACTTTTGCTACACCATATTTGATTAACGTCTTCTCTCACGGTGTAGATATTGCTATTCACTCTGCGACTAAGTTTATTGGTGGGCATGGTACGACTATTGGAGGAGTGATTGTCGATAGTGGTAGTTTTGACTGGGTTGCTTCAGGAAAATTCCCTCAATTTGTTGAGGAAGACCCAAGCTACCACAATTTGAGCTATACTCGTGATGTGGGTGCAGCAGCCTTTATTATCGCTGTCCGTGTTCAATTGCTTCGTGATACAGGTGCAGCCTTGTCACCATTTAATGCCTTCTTGTTACTCCAAGGACTTGAAACCCTTTCTCTTCGTGTGGAACGCCATGTGCAAAATGCAGAGAAAATTGTTGATTTTCTCGTCAACCATCCTAAGGTAGAAAAGGTAAATTATCCAAAACTAGCAGATAGTCCATATCATGCCTTGGCTGAGAAATACTTGCCTAAAGGTGTGGGTTCAATCTTTACCTTCCATGTCAAAGGTGGGGAGGCAGAAGCACGCAAGGTAATTGATCATTTAGAAATCTTCTCTGATCTTGCAAATGTGGCAGATGCTAAATCGCTTGTTGTCCATCCATCAACAACCACTCACGGTCAATTGTCAGAAAAAGATCTAGAAGCAGCAGGTGTCACACCAAACCAAATTCGTTTGTCAATCGGACTTGAAAATGTAGAGGATTTGGTCGAAGATTTGCGCTTGGCCTTGGAAAAAATTTAA
- a CDS encoding DUF2130 domain-containing protein encodes MNEIKCPNCGEVFTVNESQYAELLSQVRTAEFDKELHDRMKQELALAEQKAMNEQQSKLAQKDQEITQLQSQIQNFETEKELAKKEVEQTSHQALLAKDKEVQALENQLATLRLEHENQLQKTLSDLEKERAQVKNQLLLQEKENELSLASVKQNYEAQLKAASEQVEFYKNFKAQQSTKAIGESLEQYAESEFNKVRSFAFPNAYFEKDNKVSARGSKGDFIFRECDENGVEIISIMFEMKNEADGTEKKHKNADFYKELDKDRREKNCEYAVLVTMLEADNDYFNTGIVDVSHEYEKMYVVRPQFFIQLIGLLRNAALNSLKYKQELALVREQNIDITHFEEDLDAFKLAFAKNYNSASTNFGKAIDEIDKAIKRMEEVKKFLTTSENQLRLANNKLEDVSVKKLTRKNPTMKAKFEVLKGE; translated from the coding sequence ATGAACGAAATCAAATGTCCCAACTGTGGGGAAGTCTTTACAGTAAATGAAAGTCAGTATGCTGAACTTCTGTCTCAAGTGAGAACGGCAGAGTTTGATAAGGAACTACACGATCGGATGAAGCAGGAACTGGCGTTGGCTGAGCAAAAGGCCATGAATGAGCAACAGTCTAAACTAGCTCAAAAAGACCAAGAAATTACGCAATTACAGAGTCAAATCCAAAACTTTGAAACAGAAAAAGAATTGGCCAAGAAAGAGGTTGAACAGACAAGCCATCAGGCTCTCTTGGCCAAGGACAAGGAAGTACAGGCCTTGGAAAACCAATTGGCTACCTTGCGTTTGGAGCATGAAAATCAACTACAAAAGACCCTTTCTGACCTAGAAAAAGAACGGGCTCAGGTCAAAAACCAACTGCTTTTGCAGGAAAAGGAAAATGAGCTTTCTCTTGCTTCTGTTAAGCAAAACTATGAAGCCCAGCTCAAGGCAGCCAGTGAACAAGTCGAATTTTATAAGAATTTCAAAGCCCAACAATCTACAAAAGCTATCGGGGAAAGTCTGGAACAGTATGCAGAGAGTGAGTTTAACAAGGTCCGTAGTTTTGCCTTTCCAAATGCCTACTTTGAGAAGGATAACAAGGTCTCTGCGCGTGGGTCTAAGGGTGACTTTATCTTCCGTGAGTGTGATGAAAATGGTGTTGAAATCATTTCCATCATGTTTGAGATGAAAAATGAAGCGGACGGAACAGAGAAGAAGCATAAGAATGCAGATTTTTATAAGGAATTGGACAAGGACCGTCGGGAGAAAAATTGTGAATATGCCGTTTTGGTGACCATGCTTGAGGCTGATAACGACTACTTTAACACAGGGATTGTTGATGTCAGCCACGAGTATGAAAAGATGTATGTGGTTCGTCCTCAGTTCTTTATTCAGTTGATTGGGCTCTTGCGTAATGCGGCGCTTAATTCCCTAAAATACAAGCAGGAGTTAGCACTTGTTCGTGAGCAAAATATTGACATAACTCATTTTGAGGAGGACTTGGATGCCTTCAAGCTAGCTTTTGCTAAAAACTATAATTCAGCTTCGACCAACTTTGGAAAAGCTATTGATGAAATCGACAAGGCCATCAAACGTATGGAAGAGGTCAAGAAATTCCTGACAACATCTGAGAATCAACTTCGCCTTGCAAACAATAAATTGGAAGACGTTTCCGTCAAAAAATTGACTCGAAAGAATCCAACAATGAAAGCAAAGTTTGAAGTGCTGAAGGGGGAGTAG